One genomic segment of Alkalimarinus alittae includes these proteins:
- a CDS encoding valine--pyruvate transaminase yields the protein MKLSAFGEKFTRQSGITSLMDDLGNALSSGSDMIMMGGGNPGHIPEVQAKFHQRLEDILADENQFKRLIGIYDPPQGEKEFISHLVKLLNNLYGWNLTERNIGLTNGSQAAFFMLFNMFAGDYDDGSKRKIQLPLAPEYIGYADAGLTSHFFTAARPSFEYFDKHTFKYHVDFDKLHITEETGAICVSRPTNPTGNVLTDEEVSRLDKIAKSHGVPLIIDGAYGTPFPHLIFTDATPIWNENIILCLSLSKLGLPAARTGIVIANEDVIASMSGINAILNLATGSFGSMLANDMVASGEIISLSKDIVCPYYESKAEKAVKLLGDGLDGYPYLLHKPEGAMFLWLWLKDLPISNQALYERLKARGVLVVSGHYFFPGIDDDWQHKQECIRITYSQDEAVVKKGLAIIADEVKKAYDEAEK from the coding sequence ATGAAATTATCAGCATTTGGAGAGAAATTCACCCGTCAATCGGGTATTACTTCGTTGATGGATGACCTAGGGAATGCGCTATCTTCAGGGTCTGATATGATCATGATGGGAGGGGGTAATCCGGGGCATATACCTGAAGTTCAAGCTAAGTTTCATCAACGCTTAGAAGATATTTTGGCAGACGAGAATCAGTTTAAGCGACTGATTGGTATTTATGATCCACCGCAAGGCGAGAAAGAGTTTATTAGTCATTTAGTTAAACTTTTGAATAACCTCTATGGTTGGAACCTAACCGAACGTAATATTGGCTTGACCAACGGTAGTCAGGCGGCATTCTTCATGCTGTTTAATATGTTTGCGGGCGACTACGATGATGGCTCTAAGCGTAAAATACAGTTACCCTTAGCGCCCGAATATATTGGCTATGCAGATGCTGGGTTGACTAGTCATTTTTTTACTGCCGCAAGGCCTAGCTTTGAGTATTTTGATAAACATACATTTAAGTATCATGTTGACTTTGACAAGCTTCATATCACTGAAGAGACAGGCGCTATTTGTGTCTCTCGACCGACTAATCCAACGGGTAATGTATTGACCGATGAAGAGGTCTCTCGGCTAGACAAAATCGCTAAGAGCCATGGTGTGCCTCTTATTATAGATGGCGCATACGGAACGCCTTTTCCTCACCTTATTTTCACTGATGCGACCCCCATCTGGAATGAAAATATCATTCTGTGCTTAAGCCTTTCTAAGCTAGGATTGCCTGCCGCCAGAACCGGAATCGTCATTGCTAATGAAGATGTGATCGCGTCTATGTCAGGCATTAATGCTATTTTGAATCTTGCAACAGGTAGCTTTGGCAGCATGTTGGCGAACGATATGGTAGCATCGGGTGAGATCATTTCACTCAGTAAAGATATTGTTTGTCCGTATTACGAGAGTAAAGCTGAAAAAGCCGTGAAGCTATTGGGTGACGGGCTTGATGGATACCCTTATCTATTGCATAAGCCTGAAGGCGCAATGTTTTTGTGGTTGTGGTTAAAAGATTTACCGATTTCAAACCAAGCGCTTTATGAAAGGCTTAAAGCTCGAGGTGTGCTGGTGGTATCGGGCCATTATTTTTTCCCGGGTATCGATGATGACTGGCAGCATAAGCAAGAGTGTATTCGTATTACCTATTCACAAGATGAGGCTGTAGTGAAAAAGGGCCTCGCCATTATTGCTGATGAAGTTAAAAAAGCGTATGACGAAGCAGAGAAATAA
- the trhO gene encoding oxygen-dependent tRNA uridine(34) hydroxylase TrhO — MSQTVVCALYKFVTLSDYEMLRQPLLDVMLKNEVRGTLLLAEEGINGTVASSREGIDALLDWLKTDSRFADISYKESYDEGVPFNRTKVKLKKEIVTMGVEGIDPKHVVGTYVKPKDWNALISDPEVLLVDTRNDYEVNIGTFKNAVNPQTETFREFPEYVEKHLDPAKHKKVAMFCTGGIRCEKSTAFLKEKGFDEVYHLEGGILKYLEEVPEEKTLWEGECFVFDNRVAVDHKLEKGQYDQCNACRFPITEQEKLSEHYVVGVSCPHCFDKSSDEQKARYAERQRQIDLASQRGEEHVGDEAAKVIAKRRELKQEARLKQQQRCSDFPG, encoded by the coding sequence TTGTCCCAAACGGTTGTCTGTGCGTTATATAAATTTGTAACGCTTAGCGATTATGAAATGCTACGTCAGCCTTTACTTGATGTCATGCTCAAAAATGAAGTGAGAGGCACGCTGCTGTTGGCCGAAGAAGGTATCAACGGAACTGTAGCAAGTAGTCGAGAAGGTATTGATGCACTGTTGGATTGGTTGAAAACAGATAGCCGGTTTGCTGATATTTCTTATAAAGAATCGTATGACGAAGGTGTTCCATTTAATAGAACTAAGGTCAAGCTGAAAAAAGAAATTGTAACCATGGGGGTTGAAGGTATTGACCCTAAACATGTAGTGGGCACTTACGTTAAGCCTAAAGACTGGAATGCATTGATTTCTGACCCTGAGGTTCTGTTGGTTGATACTCGTAACGACTATGAAGTTAATATTGGTACGTTTAAGAATGCTGTAAATCCTCAAACTGAGACGTTCCGAGAATTTCCTGAGTATGTTGAGAAGCATCTTGACCCAGCAAAACATAAGAAAGTTGCGATGTTTTGTACGGGAGGAATCCGTTGCGAAAAGTCTACCGCGTTTTTGAAAGAAAAAGGCTTTGATGAAGTGTATCACCTTGAAGGTGGAATTCTTAAGTACCTTGAAGAAGTGCCAGAAGAAAAGACTTTATGGGAAGGTGAATGCTTTGTATTTGATAATCGTGTTGCCGTAGATCACAAGCTCGAAAAGGGACAGTACGACCAATGTAACGCGTGCAGGTTCCCCATCACTGAACAAGAAAAGTTAAGTGAGCACTATGTAGTTGGCGTCAGCTGCCCGCATTGTTTTGATAAGAGTAGTGATGAACAAAAAGCACGGTATGCTGAACGTCAGCGTCAAATTGACTTAGCTTCTCAGCGAGGAGAAGAACATGTCGGCGACGAAGCTGCAAAGGTAATAGCAAAGCGGCGTGAGTTGAAGCAAGAGGCTCGGTTAAAACAGCAACAGCGATGCTCTGACTTTCCTGGGTAG
- a CDS encoding diguanylate cyclase, with product MLSKSVQSNVVSQINSDIVAINNAILLHKKWLAEWNKKLVFQLPISDEFIQSNAHKHCGFGLWYYGEHSLFTEEQDEFPRLGSLHIALHDSVRHISLKIANKQELTPEDYDKFTAKEIEFTLSMTHLRDALFGQLYSFDYLTGVHNRQALYALLEREHARLTRTSGVSSIVMVDLDYFKKVNDQYGHQAGDEVLMFFANYLKERLRPYDSIGRYGGEEFLLCLPDTSINDTEAIMNRIREDLAAQPIDITGLDGQPYSIKITASFGVSSISKRHPISEAVETADIAMYQAKSAGRNRVKTYHYKDQSN from the coding sequence ATGCTTTCAAAATCTGTACAGAGCAACGTAGTATCACAAATAAATAGCGACATTGTTGCCATCAACAACGCCATATTGCTGCATAAAAAATGGTTGGCTGAATGGAACAAAAAGCTTGTTTTCCAACTGCCTATCTCTGACGAATTTATACAGTCTAATGCCCATAAGCATTGTGGGTTTGGTCTTTGGTACTATGGCGAGCATAGTCTTTTTACCGAAGAACAAGACGAATTCCCACGGCTTGGTTCACTCCATATAGCGCTGCACGATAGTGTTAGACACATCTCTCTTAAAATAGCGAATAAGCAAGAATTAACGCCCGAGGATTACGATAAATTCACCGCCAAAGAGATCGAATTTACACTTTCGATGACACACCTTCGCGATGCTCTATTCGGCCAATTATATTCGTTTGATTACTTAACGGGCGTCCACAATCGTCAGGCATTATATGCATTATTAGAAAGAGAACATGCACGGCTAACCCGAACCTCAGGCGTTTCTAGCATCGTAATGGTTGACTTAGATTATTTCAAAAAGGTAAACGATCAATACGGACATCAAGCGGGCGATGAAGTACTGATGTTTTTCGCAAATTATCTAAAAGAGAGACTTCGCCCTTATGATTCGATTGGCCGTTATGGTGGTGAAGAGTTTCTACTTTGTCTGCCTGATACGAGCATCAACGATACTGAAGCCATTATGAACCGTATTAGAGAGGATCTGGCAGCCCAACCCATTGATATTACGGGGCTAGATGGTCAACCTTATAGCATTAAAATAACGGCGTCCTTTGGTGTATCCTCTATCAGTAAAAGACACCCGATTAGCGAGGCGGTTGAAACCGCAGATATAGCCATGTACCAAGCCAAATCTGCGGGCCGAAACCGTGTAAAAACCTATCATTACAAGGATCAGAGTAATTAA
- a CDS encoding class I SAM-dependent methyltransferase: MKLYEEYLLPHVINLACGSKPILRQRNKIVPFAEGRVLEVGFGSGLNLPFYNPENVEFIWGLEPSSGMRKKAAKNLEKSAIDIKWLDLPGEEIPLDNHSVDTILLTYTLCTIPDWEAALNQMKRVLKPGGKLLFCEHGEAPDESIKRWQQRINPYWKQVSGGCNLNRPIPQCLEQAGFTIMNMETRYLPSTPKIAGFNYWGYAQYT, encoded by the coding sequence ATGAAATTATATGAAGAGTATCTCTTACCTCACGTTATCAACTTAGCTTGTGGCAGCAAACCCATTTTGCGGCAACGAAACAAAATAGTCCCTTTTGCCGAAGGCCGCGTTTTAGAGGTTGGGTTTGGCTCGGGGCTCAACTTGCCTTTTTACAACCCTGAAAATGTCGAGTTTATCTGGGGCTTAGAACCCTCCTCGGGGATGCGCAAAAAGGCAGCTAAGAATCTCGAAAAGTCCGCTATAGATATAAAATGGTTAGACCTGCCTGGCGAAGAAATTCCACTCGATAATCATAGCGTTGACACAATACTCCTCACCTATACGCTCTGTACCATCCCCGACTGGGAAGCAGCATTAAACCAGATGAAACGAGTGCTTAAACCAGGAGGTAAATTATTATTCTGCGAGCATGGAGAAGCGCCAGACGAATCTATAAAACGTTGGCAGCAGCGCATAAACCCTTACTGGAAGCAGGTATCCGGTGGCTGTAATTTAAACCGCCCTATTCCTCAATGCCTTGAGCAGGCCGGTTTTACTATAATGAACATGGAAACTCGCTATCTACCATCCACTCCTAAAATTGCAGGTTTTAACTATTGGGGGTATGCTCAATACACGTAA
- a CDS encoding D-hexose-6-phosphate mutarotase: MTNLQSIQEQLQLAPSVSMSDSRALYGSTESLALLNIESPMCNAVIAVQGAQLLEFAPKDATPWLWLSPKAVFQEGHPVRGGIPVCAPWFGVNHQDATKPKHGFVRTQDWQLINITESPSGVMKLVFQFLSAKEDFSLFPHKFSLELTLLLSDHIDISFSVKNSSPIEMPFSWALHSYFCVDDLNRVRVTGLENNTYLDATNALTPITQSGAVCFKTEVDRVYESVDTEQVIKGSPSLSIKGTNCPTAIVWNPGSELAEKMADITVNHYDEYICVERGAAFGNTWRVPPGQSATAELTILKSH; this comes from the coding sequence GTGACAAATCTTCAATCTATACAAGAACAACTTCAGTTAGCCCCGTCTGTTTCTATGTCTGATAGTCGCGCGCTATATGGTTCAACTGAGTCTCTAGCGCTACTCAATATTGAAAGCCCTATGTGCAATGCAGTGATTGCGGTACAAGGTGCTCAACTTTTAGAGTTTGCCCCCAAGGACGCGACCCCTTGGCTTTGGTTAAGCCCTAAAGCGGTATTTCAAGAAGGGCATCCTGTACGCGGCGGCATTCCCGTTTGTGCACCTTGGTTTGGCGTCAACCACCAAGATGCCACCAAGCCTAAGCATGGTTTTGTGCGCACTCAAGACTGGCAACTCATCAACATCACAGAAAGCCCATCCGGCGTGATGAAGTTAGTCTTCCAGTTTCTGTCTGCAAAAGAGGATTTTTCACTATTCCCCCATAAATTCTCGCTCGAATTGACTCTATTACTGTCAGATCATATTGATATTTCATTTTCTGTAAAAAATTCAAGCCCCATTGAAATGCCATTTAGCTGGGCGCTCCACAGTTATTTTTGTGTTGACGATTTAAACCGTGTTCGCGTTACAGGGCTAGAAAATAACACGTATCTCGATGCCACTAACGCCTTAACGCCCATAACGCAAAGCGGCGCTGTATGCTTTAAAACCGAAGTAGATCGAGTGTACGAGAGCGTCGACACTGAGCAAGTAATTAAGGGGTCACCTTCTTTATCGATCAAAGGGACAAATTGCCCCACCGCTATCGTTTGGAACCCGGGGAGTGAATTAGCTGAAAAAATGGCAGACATTACCGTTAATCACTATGATGAGTATATCTGTGTAGAGCGCGGTGCAGCATTTGGCAACACTTGGCGTGTACCCCCAGGTCAATCTGCCACGGCTGAGTTGACTATATTAAAGAGTCACTAA
- a CDS encoding YjaG family protein produces the protein MKANQFQRHLAQLKGWRETAFILALAERAYPNFALFSQVVEFSGAQAVTNCLEQGWAALVENAEEDRYIELLELLEENVPDLAEYDMFGAVTAVSFCETLEQALLSQVNTEKRRATDTAQNSFEGVMDFIETTEGEGLSEDELVKVFDQSSLIKREMAFQEELVDRLRKESVPDQHVVAGLRLLASDEGVSNIGISLDEE, from the coding sequence GTGAAAGCGAATCAGTTTCAGCGGCATCTTGCACAGCTAAAAGGCTGGAGAGAAACCGCCTTTATTTTAGCGCTAGCAGAAAGGGCGTACCCTAATTTTGCGCTATTTTCTCAGGTTGTTGAGTTTTCTGGTGCACAAGCCGTTACTAATTGCTTAGAGCAAGGTTGGGCCGCACTAGTAGAGAATGCAGAAGAAGATCGCTACATCGAGCTACTGGAACTGCTTGAAGAAAACGTACCAGATCTCGCAGAGTACGATATGTTTGGCGCGGTGACGGCGGTCAGCTTTTGTGAAACGCTTGAGCAAGCATTGCTGAGTCAAGTTAATACTGAGAAACGCCGAGCGACGGATACGGCGCAAAACTCGTTTGAAGGCGTGATGGATTTTATAGAGACCACCGAGGGCGAAGGCTTGTCTGAAGACGAGTTAGTTAAGGTGTTCGATCAAAGCTCCCTGATTAAGCGAGAAATGGCCTTTCAGGAAGAGTTAGTTGATCGATTACGTAAAGAAAGCGTCCCCGACCAACATGTCGTAGCGGGTCTTAGGCTATTAGCCTCTGATGAAGGGGTGAGCAATATCGGTATTTCATTAGACGAAGAGTGA
- a CDS encoding class II aldolase/adducin family protein, translated as MDSEQLEDQNQAFVGDLQQGRGECEEGHEREGVIKYKLLFNQQPIPSCMPVELLDMWRHVLFNLKLVGQDPQRYGGLGFGNISTRVPTEAACLLAEKTHQNIKNAFLISGSQTGHLPYLSSEHCAVVTRCFPKLNHLIALGECKPSSESLTHGVLYNEFPSVGAVVHVHSPLIWRLAERLSLPTTCADIPYGTTDMAAAVVSVANDISAKSIAPVFAMKGHRDGIVSFGPDLASAISTLLSVYHQSVMKTVR; from the coding sequence ATGGATAGCGAGCAATTAGAAGATCAAAATCAAGCATTTGTTGGTGACTTACAACAAGGTCGTGGTGAATGTGAAGAGGGACATGAACGAGAAGGGGTGATTAAATATAAGCTACTGTTTAATCAGCAACCTATTCCTTCATGCATGCCGGTAGAACTGCTCGACATGTGGCGGCATGTGTTGTTCAATCTAAAATTAGTAGGTCAAGACCCTCAACGCTATGGGGGGCTAGGTTTTGGTAATATATCAACTCGAGTACCAACGGAGGCGGCTTGCTTGTTGGCAGAAAAGACTCACCAGAATATCAAAAATGCCTTTTTGATATCGGGCAGTCAAACAGGACATCTTCCTTATTTAAGCTCTGAGCATTGCGCGGTTGTGACTCGTTGCTTCCCTAAACTTAATCATTTAATCGCGCTAGGCGAGTGTAAACCTTCGTCCGAGTCATTGACCCATGGTGTGCTATATAATGAATTCCCTTCTGTTGGCGCGGTTGTCCATGTGCATTCGCCTTTAATATGGCGATTAGCAGAACGATTGTCGTTACCTACTACATGTGCCGACATTCCATACGGTACAACTGATATGGCTGCTGCAGTGGTTAGTGTTGCAAACGATATCTCAGCCAAGTCGATTGCGCCGGTGTTCGCGATGAAGGGGCATAGGGATGGTATTGTATCATTTGGCCCCGACTTAGCTTCTGCCATTTCGACATTGCTGTCGGTTTATCACCAATCGGTTATGAAAACTGTTCGTTAA
- the dcd gene encoding dCTP deaminase has product MTIKSDKWIRRMAEQTGMIEPFEPGQVREDEQGRIISYGTSSYGYDVRCSNEFKIFTNVHSATVDPKNFDENSFVDVQSDVCIIPPNSFALARTVEYFRIPRNVLTICLGKSTYARCGIIVNVTPLEPEWEGHVTLEFSNTTTLPAKIYANEGVAQMLFFESDEECETSYKDRGGKYHGQTGVTLPRT; this is encoded by the coding sequence ATGACAATCAAGTCTGACAAATGGATTCGAAGAATGGCCGAGCAAACTGGCATGATCGAACCTTTTGAACCAGGCCAAGTGCGTGAAGACGAACAGGGTCGTATAATCTCTTATGGTACATCAAGCTATGGTTATGATGTGCGCTGCAGTAATGAGTTTAAAATATTTACTAATGTACATTCTGCGACAGTAGACCCGAAGAATTTTGACGAAAATAGTTTTGTTGATGTTCAAAGTGATGTCTGCATTATTCCACCCAACTCATTTGCATTGGCTCGTACGGTTGAGTACTTCCGGATCCCAAGAAACGTATTAACGATTTGTCTTGGTAAATCAACTTATGCGCGCTGCGGTATCATTGTTAACGTGACGCCTCTCGAACCAGAATGGGAAGGCCATGTAACATTAGAGTTTTCTAACACCACCACATTGCCCGCAAAAATTTATGCTAATGAAGGTGTGGCTCAAATGTTATTTTTTGAGTCAGATGAAGAATGTGAAACAAGTTATAAAGATCGTGGTGGTAAGTATCATGGTCAAACTGGCGTAACATTACCAAGAACTTAA
- a CDS encoding HDOD domain-containing protein, giving the protein MLEKTTPDSIEINEKDAENALKGVIIPPHPYILQDIAAVYPDIEKISSIIIKDPSVAGAIIKVVNSAAFSLAREIESVQEAVTLLGLDSVINVVNAVLLKSSFQETVDMKALESFWQASDDAAVAAGFIAKDLKLCKPDTAYMVGLFHDCGVPLMMQKHKNYLSLLHKIYGQDQHPFTVVESHLYKTNHADLGFFLARSWKLPKMVTDVIKHHHNVDLLNKLFGAERTETTTLMAILKLAEYVTKEFKTLGQSEESYEWLSIKDSLLDYLGICELDVEDLREKAIETIEAGTC; this is encoded by the coding sequence ATGCTTGAAAAAACAACGCCCGATAGTATTGAAATTAATGAAAAAGATGCGGAAAACGCGCTAAAAGGCGTTATTATTCCTCCTCATCCTTACATATTACAGGATATAGCGGCTGTTTATCCTGACATAGAAAAAATTTCTTCAATCATAATAAAAGACCCTAGTGTTGCTGGCGCCATTATTAAAGTCGTTAATTCGGCCGCTTTTTCATTGGCAAGAGAGATTGAATCGGTTCAAGAAGCCGTTACGTTGTTAGGGCTTGATAGCGTGATCAACGTGGTTAACGCAGTGCTTTTAAAAAGTTCATTTCAAGAAACGGTTGATATGAAAGCATTGGAGTCATTCTGGCAAGCCAGTGATGATGCCGCTGTAGCTGCAGGTTTTATCGCTAAAGACCTTAAACTCTGTAAGCCGGATACTGCGTATATGGTTGGGTTGTTTCATGATTGCGGCGTCCCATTGATGATGCAGAAGCATAAAAACTATTTGAGCTTACTTCATAAAATATATGGCCAAGATCAACACCCATTTACCGTTGTTGAAAGTCATTTGTACAAAACAAACCATGCGGACTTAGGTTTTTTTCTAGCCAGATCATGGAAATTGCCTAAAATGGTCACCGACGTTATCAAGCATCACCACAATGTTGATCTATTGAATAAGCTGTTTGGGGCTGAACGAACAGAAACCACAACGCTGATGGCTATTCTAAAGTTGGCTGAGTATGTGACCAAAGAGTTTAAAACATTGGGTCAAAGCGAAGAGAGTTATGAATGGCTATCCATAAAAGATAGTTTATTAGACTACCTTGGCATTTGTGAACTAGATGTAGAGGATTTGAGAGAAAAAGCCATCGAAACCATTGAGGCGGGAACATGCTGA
- a CDS encoding MATE family efflux transporter has product MTNQHPTPPPARKPSARLTQGPVDKTLITLSRHMALGIISIIFINVVDTFYVGQLGAKELAAISFTFPVTMIVISLAMGLSIGTSALVSRAIGSGDHGRVKRLTTDCLALAFILVFLVALTGYHTIDPIFTALGASMPQIDLIHDYMSVWYVGVGLVVIPMVGNSAIRATGDTKTPSRVMLVAAAVNIILDPLLIFGLGPFPRLELTGAALATLISYSLTFLFSLWVLILREKMLTIAIPSLADVWRSWSSLLKLALPAATTNMMAPVTIGILTHLAASYGDYAVAALGVGTRIESLAMIGVMALSSVLTPFIGQNWGAKKYDRVQQSLNFAIKFALLWGASLCIVLALSAPVLSRLFSDNPDVIHLIEMFLRMVPISYAGMGLIIVTSATYNAFHQPKQAAILVLTRLFILMVPLAFIGAQIWGVIGIFAGVMIANILAGILAFTQLKRKIRTLMP; this is encoded by the coding sequence ATGACAAACCAGCACCCAACTCCCCCCCCCGCACGCAAGCCTTCAGCCCGACTAACTCAAGGCCCTGTTGATAAAACGCTTATAACACTTTCAAGGCACATGGCACTTGGTATCATATCGATTATCTTTATTAACGTAGTCGATACGTTTTATGTTGGTCAACTGGGAGCAAAAGAGTTAGCGGCAATTAGCTTTACATTTCCTGTAACCATGATAGTAATTAGCCTTGCGATGGGCTTGAGCATTGGCACCTCGGCTCTAGTATCTCGCGCTATTGGTTCAGGGGACCATGGCAGGGTTAAGCGCCTAACAACTGACTGTCTTGCTCTAGCCTTCATTCTGGTCTTTTTAGTCGCGTTAACCGGTTATCATACAATAGACCCAATATTTACCGCACTTGGCGCCTCAATGCCGCAAATAGACCTTATTCATGACTATATGTCTGTTTGGTATGTTGGCGTAGGGTTGGTGGTAATCCCCATGGTGGGTAATAGCGCTATTAGGGCAACAGGCGACACAAAGACTCCTAGTCGTGTGATGTTAGTTGCAGCGGCCGTCAACATTATTCTCGATCCACTATTAATTTTTGGGTTAGGCCCTTTTCCAAGGCTTGAGCTAACAGGTGCTGCATTAGCAACGCTAATCTCATACTCTTTAACCTTTCTTTTTTCGCTTTGGGTTTTAATTTTAAGAGAAAAAATGCTAACGATTGCTATACCGTCACTAGCAGACGTGTGGCGATCTTGGAGCAGCCTACTAAAATTGGCATTACCTGCCGCCACAACCAATATGATGGCACCCGTCACTATCGGTATTCTCACACACTTAGCCGCTTCATACGGAGACTATGCAGTAGCCGCGCTAGGCGTTGGTACAAGAATAGAGTCTTTAGCGATGATTGGGGTCATGGCGCTTTCATCGGTATTAACCCCTTTTATAGGTCAAAACTGGGGCGCAAAAAAGTACGACCGAGTGCAACAAAGCCTAAACTTTGCGATTAAATTCGCACTACTTTGGGGGGCCAGTCTTTGTATTGTTCTAGCCCTCAGCGCGCCTGTTTTATCCAGATTATTTTCAGACAATCCAGATGTTATTCATCTGATCGAAATGTTTCTGAGAATGGTGCCGATTAGCTATGCCGGCATGGGCTTAATCATCGTAACCAGTGCGACATACAATGCCTTCCACCAACCTAAACAGGCCGCTATTTTAGTGCTAACTCGCCTATTCATTTTAATGGTTCCCTTAGCCTTCATCGGCGCTCAGATATGGGGCGTAATAGGGATTTTTGCAGGTGTAATGATCGCCAATATCTTAGCAGGAATACTCGCTTTCACTCAATTGAAAAGAAAAATTCGTACACTAATGCCTTAA
- a CDS encoding MFS transporter — MRIVQILPLLVASILAYFVLYAPQPLFPLLSISLGLSETQTGLLTTATMLPLFIAPLTFGRLLSKYSPERLLRISLLLLALTTTGFVLANDFTLLLVIRFCQGLLLPVLLTSVMTLTSRCAGPTSIKQAMSAYVTATILGGLFGRLISGFFADYSDWRYFFYLLSVLLVVMACAPFGRENTSAVQDDQINWHDIKVLLFDRGLGYVFLAVSCLFFIFSAMMNFLPFRVSDLNSEASGIFISLMYSGYLLGVVTSLLSSKLSILGGGDHRTLMIGFIIYTLAIAMTVFNDINILFISLFVFCGAMFLVHSIAAAWVNTVAGEKRRLVNALYLTFYYLGGVLGSVLPGLVYEWFGWNYFVVVLILAAAIGLMSISKIKIN, encoded by the coding sequence GTGCGTATTGTTCAAATACTGCCGCTATTAGTAGCGTCAATTCTGGCGTATTTTGTTCTTTATGCCCCACAGCCGTTATTTCCCTTACTTTCTATTAGTTTAGGGTTATCAGAAACTCAAACTGGATTGCTAACGACGGCGACTATGCTTCCGCTGTTTATCGCTCCGTTAACATTTGGCCGTCTGCTATCAAAGTATTCCCCTGAAAGGTTGCTGCGTATTTCTTTGTTGTTATTGGCATTAACCACAACCGGCTTTGTTTTAGCGAATGACTTTACGCTATTGCTGGTTATTCGTTTTTGCCAAGGGCTTTTACTGCCTGTATTGCTTACTTCGGTGATGACATTAACCTCAAGATGTGCAGGACCAACGTCAATAAAACAAGCGATGTCTGCCTATGTAACGGCGACGATTTTAGGGGGGTTGTTTGGTCGATTAATTAGCGGTTTTTTTGCAGACTATAGTGATTGGCGTTATTTCTTTTATTTGCTGTCTGTTCTGTTAGTGGTGATGGCGTGCGCTCCTTTTGGGCGAGAGAATACATCTGCAGTGCAAGACGACCAAATTAATTGGCACGACATTAAGGTTCTACTGTTTGATCGTGGGCTAGGATATGTCTTTTTAGCGGTTAGTTGTTTGTTTTTTATTTTTTCAGCGATGATGAATTTTTTACCCTTTAGAGTCAGTGACCTAAACTCTGAAGCGTCAGGTATATTTATTAGTTTAATGTATAGCGGTTATTTATTAGGGGTTGTGACTTCGCTACTGTCGTCTAAACTTTCTATACTAGGAGGTGGAGATCATCGTACCCTAATGATAGGTTTTATAATCTATACATTAGCGATTGCAATGACGGTGTTTAATGACATAAACATTTTGTTTATATCATTGTTTGTCTTCTGTGGTGCTATGTTTTTAGTGCACTCTATTGCAGCGGCGTGGGTGAACACTGTCGCAGGTGAAAAACGACGCTTGGTTAATGCATTGTACTTGACCTTTTATTATTTGGGTGGCGTACTAGGGTCAGTGTTACCCGGTTTAGTCTATGAGTGGTTTGGCTGGAACTATTTTGTGGTGGTATTAATTTTGGCTGCAGCTATTGGTTTGATGAGCATTAGCAAGATAAAAATAAATTAA